In Patescibacteria group bacterium, the genomic window GGTAGAAAAATTTGACTATCGCAAAGGTTTTAAATTTTCCACATATGCCACCTGGTGGATCAGGCAGGCGATTACCCGTTCTCTGGCTGACCAGTCCCGCACCATCAGAATCCCGGTGCACATGGTGGAAACGATCAATAAATTCCAACAGATAGAACGTCAATTAATCCAGAGTTTAGGCAGAGAACCACTGCCGGAAGAAATCGCCGCGGAAATGGACGAGACAGTTGAAAAGATAAATCACATTATCAAAATATCCCAAGATACCGTTTCTTTGGAAACATCCGTCGGTGAAGATGACGAAGATTCCAGTTTGGGTGACTTTATTGAGGATGTAAAAACAATGACACCGGACCGTTCCGCGTCTTTGCAGCTTTTGAAAGATCATGTCAAAGCGATTATCCGGGAATTGCCGGCCAGAGAGCAGAAGATTTTGGAAATGCGTTTTGGTTTGATTGATGGCGTAGCACATACTTTGGAAGAAGTCGGTCAGGAATTCGGCGTTACTCGTGAGAGAATTAGGCAGATTGAAGCAAAGGCGCTGGAAAAAATTCAGGGTCATGAAGGCATGAAGAAACTGCGGGATTACTAAAGCTTTACAAAAATCTGTAATTAGAATATAAATAAGCAAGCCGATTCTATCGGCTGGTAAAGTGTTTTGACAGTAAAATATCGTTCCTGGATCCGCCTTCGCTAAAGCTCCGGCGGACAGGTAGCTCAAAAATAGAGCAATATACATCATTCCTGGATAGCTCAATGGTAGAGCAACCGGCTGTGGCGCCTCTTTTCTAAAAAATAATAGGCAATTACCATGCCGGAAAAGAGAAAATATGCTGATCGTGCTGAATATTTGAAAAAAGCCGTTTCTCTTAGAAGAAAAAAACTAAGAAATCTGGCAATTTCATTTAAAGGCGAGCGATGTACCATTTGTGGATATAATCGGTGCAAACAGGCGCTAGAGTTCCATCACTTGTTCCAAGCAAAAGAATTTGGCATTTCGGCCAAAGGATACACAAGAAGCTGGGACAAAGTGAAGAAAGAACTTGATAAATGTGTTCTTGTTTGCGCCAATTGCCACCGAGAAATACATCAA contains:
- a CDS encoding HNH endonuclease; the encoded protein is MPEKRKYADRAEYLKKAVSLRRKKLRNLAISFKGERCTICGYNRCKQALEFHHLFQAKEFGISAKGYTRSWDKVKKELDKCVLVCANCHREIHQ